From Pandoraea vervacti, the proteins below share one genomic window:
- a CDS encoding CheR family methyltransferase gives MTDSRNTSHLTRRGASGSDGDAGSRSADFARASGAALSGERDFAFSLADFGRIRNLIYQRAGIALAEHKREMVYSRIARRLRALGMTSFTEYLDMLEADTGDSEWESFTNALTTNLTSFFRESHHFPLLADFVRHRAKPISVWCCAASTGEEPYSIAMTLVDTLGSRPNATVLATDVDTQVLARASAAVYNGEQTGKLTQEQLRKHFLRGTGANSGKIKVRPELQQLVTFEPLNLLAPSWQIGGPFDVIFCRNVMIYFDKATQARILERFVPLLKPDGLLFAGHSENFTYVSRAFRLRGQTVYELASAGARGA, from the coding sequence ATGACTGATTCGCGCAACACCTCGCATCTGACGCGTCGCGGAGCCTCGGGCTCCGACGGCGACGCTGGCTCGCGCAGCGCGGATTTCGCGCGCGCAAGCGGAGCCGCCCTCTCCGGCGAGCGCGACTTTGCCTTCTCGCTGGCCGACTTCGGCCGCATTCGCAACCTGATCTATCAGCGTGCGGGCATCGCGCTGGCCGAACACAAGCGCGAGATGGTGTACAGCCGCATCGCGCGCCGCCTTCGTGCGCTTGGCATGACGAGCTTCACCGAATACCTCGACATGCTCGAAGCCGACACCGGCGACAGCGAATGGGAGTCGTTCACCAACGCGCTGACGACGAACCTCACGTCGTTCTTCCGCGAGTCGCATCATTTCCCGTTGCTTGCCGACTTCGTGCGCCATCGCGCCAAACCGATCTCGGTCTGGTGCTGTGCCGCATCGACCGGCGAAGAGCCCTATTCGATAGCGATGACGCTCGTCGACACACTCGGCTCGCGGCCCAATGCCACGGTGCTGGCGACCGACGTCGACACCCAGGTGCTCGCGCGCGCGTCGGCCGCCGTCTACAACGGCGAACAGACCGGCAAGCTCACACAGGAACAACTGCGCAAGCACTTCCTGCGCGGCACGGGCGCCAACTCGGGGAAGATCAAGGTGAGGCCCGAGCTGCAGCAACTGGTCACGTTCGAGCCGCTGAACCTGCTCGCGCCGTCGTGGCAGATCGGCGGCCCGTTCGACGTCATCTTCTGTCGCAACGTGATGATCTATTTCGACAAGGCCACGCAGGCGCGCATTCTGGAGCGTTTCGTCCCCTTGCTCAAACCGGATGGCCTGCTGTTCGCCGGTCACTCGGAGAACTTCACCTATGTGAGCCGGGCATTCCGGCTGCGCGGGCAGACCGTGTACGAACTGGCCAGTGCCGGTGCGCGGGGAGCGTGA
- a CDS encoding methyl-accepting chemotaxis protein, which produces MKQLSLKAKLWSALALMWLGLLILGGWAAWHERGTMMSERRAAVENVVSSADGIVRDYAAQAAAGKIGVDEAKQQAMARLKAMRYGDNGYVVIFDTRPFVLMHPTLADLVNKDVSTYKDPTGKAHFVEMARVVKDQGSGFVDYYGRVPGSDKRLAKVSYVKYFAPWDWGMMSGVYVQDVDDAFYASLVRIGIALLLVGGVVTVAMLMIIRNVQRSLGGEPGYASDIAHRIASGDLHSPVNLAPGDTHSLLYAMQRMQHTLAGTISQIRQGTESITTAAHEIAAGNTDLSARTEQQAASLEETASSMEQLTATVRQNADNARQASQLAVNASEIATRGGEVSGQVGETMDGISASSTKIVDIIGVIDGIAFQTNILALNAAVEAARAGEQGRGFAVVAGEVRTLAQRSAAAAKEIKALIEDSSRRVQDGTALVARQRQTMDEIVQAVKRVTDIMGEISAASAEQSSGIEQVNRAVTQMDEVTQQNAALVEEAAAAAGALESQAHELRAAVSVFQTGEAGTIGNPSAVPATRREPTPQPLARAA; this is translated from the coding sequence ATGAAGCAGTTGAGTCTCAAGGCAAAACTCTGGTCGGCGCTTGCGCTGATGTGGCTGGGACTGTTGATCCTCGGCGGATGGGCTGCCTGGCACGAGCGCGGCACGATGATGTCGGAGCGGCGCGCGGCAGTGGAGAATGTCGTGAGCAGCGCGGACGGCATCGTGCGCGACTATGCAGCCCAGGCTGCCGCCGGCAAGATCGGCGTCGACGAAGCAAAGCAGCAGGCCATGGCGCGCCTGAAGGCCATGCGCTACGGCGACAACGGCTATGTCGTCATCTTCGACACCCGGCCGTTCGTGCTCATGCACCCCACGCTTGCCGATCTGGTGAACAAGGACGTCTCCACCTACAAGGACCCGACCGGCAAGGCGCACTTTGTCGAAATGGCCCGCGTGGTCAAGGACCAGGGATCGGGCTTCGTCGACTACTACGGGCGTGTGCCTGGCAGCGACAAGCGTCTGGCAAAGGTCTCGTACGTGAAGTACTTCGCCCCGTGGGACTGGGGCATGATGAGCGGCGTCTATGTGCAGGACGTCGACGACGCCTTCTACGCCTCGCTCGTGCGCATCGGCATTGCATTGCTGCTCGTCGGCGGCGTGGTGACGGTCGCTATGCTCATGATCATCCGCAACGTTCAGCGCAGCCTTGGCGGCGAGCCGGGGTACGCCTCCGACATCGCCCATCGCATCGCCAGCGGCGACTTGCACAGCCCGGTGAATCTCGCGCCCGGCGACACGCACAGCCTGCTGTATGCCATGCAGCGCATGCAGCACACGCTGGCCGGGACCATCTCGCAAATTCGTCAGGGCACCGAGTCCATCACCACGGCTGCCCATGAAATCGCAGCGGGGAATACCGATTTGTCGGCGCGCACCGAACAGCAGGCGGCGTCGCTCGAAGAGACGGCCTCGTCGATGGAGCAGCTCACGGCGACCGTGCGCCAGAACGCGGATAACGCGCGTCAGGCCAGTCAGCTTGCCGTGAATGCGTCCGAGATCGCCACGCGGGGTGGCGAGGTATCGGGGCAGGTGGGCGAGACCATGGACGGCATTTCGGCCAGTTCGACCAAGATCGTCGACATCATCGGCGTGATCGACGGCATCGCTTTCCAGACGAACATCCTCGCCCTGAACGCTGCGGTCGAAGCCGCGCGTGCCGGCGAGCAGGGCCGCGGCTTCGCCGTGGTCGCCGGCGAGGTGCGCACGCTGGCGCAACGCAGTGCGGCGGCCGCCAAGGAAATCAAGGCGCTCATCGAAGATTCGTCGCGCCGCGTGCAGGACGGCACGGCACTGGTGGCGCGTCAGCGACAGACGATGGACGAAATCGTGCAGGCCGTGAAGCGCGTGACGGACATCATGGGCGAGATCTCGGCGGCGTCTGCCGAGCAGTCGAGCGGCATCGAGCAGGTCAACCGCGCTGTTACGCAGATGGACGAAGTCACGCAGCAGAACGCGGCGCTGGTGGAAGAAGCGGCCGCAGCCGCAGGCGCGCTGGAGTCGCAGGCGCATGAGTTGCGCGCTGCGGTGTCGGTGTTCCAGACGGGCGAGGCGGGAACGATTGGCAACCCGAGCGCAGTGCCGGCCACGCGTCGCGAGCCGACGCCGCAGCCGCTCGCGCGCGCGGCATGA
- a CDS encoding methyl-accepting chemotaxis protein: MFKNVTIRARLTLALGLFMVLLVIGAAVGLVSLRQSNASLQEIYTNDMASARFLAQTTISTQAARVTLSRIEFIADPTEIKSAIDSVRNNLKKADDSWASYAALPMNDGEKALADAVIAARSKVSNDGILPALKAIESGDIPDFHAKTVMDVPRLFADYTKAMTALADLQVKNAEERYLAAQARYTMVMWMVGVGLALGLLIGIVTQITLTRAIVGPINDAIKHFEKIAGGDLTARIDVWNDTETGRLFKGVKHMQDSLVRTVAEVRSGTESITSAAQQIAAGNTDLSARTEQQAASLEETASSMEQLTATVRQNADNARQASQLAVNASEIATRGGQVSSQVGETMDGISTSSNKIVDIISVIDGIAFQTNILALNAAVEAARAGEQGRGFAVVAGEVRTLAQRSAAAAKEIKALIEDSSRRVQDGTALVAQQGHTMNEIVQAVKRVTDIMGEISAASAEQSSGIEQVNRAITQMDEVTQQNAALVEEAAAAAGSLEEQANRLKSTVSVFRVEASQAAAGYAAPALAAVPAARPAVAKRTASPSASAPAAAPKASTPAAPAASAASAAALRKPAPAATAPAASRTGTDDANGDWETF, from the coding sequence ATGTTCAAGAATGTCACCATCCGGGCGCGGCTCACGCTGGCGCTTGGACTCTTCATGGTGCTGCTGGTGATCGGCGCTGCCGTGGGGCTCGTTTCGTTGCGCCAGAGCAATGCGTCGTTGCAGGAGATTTACACCAACGACATGGCCTCGGCGCGCTTTCTCGCCCAGACCACGATTTCGACGCAGGCCGCGCGCGTGACGCTGTCGCGTATCGAGTTCATCGCCGATCCGACCGAAATCAAGTCGGCCATCGACAGCGTTCGTAACAACCTGAAAAAGGCCGACGACTCGTGGGCCAGCTACGCCGCCTTGCCGATGAACGACGGCGAGAAAGCGCTGGCCGATGCGGTGATTGCGGCGCGCAGTAAGGTCTCGAACGACGGCATTCTGCCCGCTCTCAAGGCGATCGAATCGGGCGACATTCCCGACTTCCACGCCAAGACGGTGATGGATGTGCCGCGGCTGTTCGCCGACTACACGAAGGCGATGACGGCGCTGGCGGACTTGCAGGTGAAGAACGCCGAAGAACGGTACCTGGCGGCGCAGGCACGCTACACGATGGTGATGTGGATGGTTGGCGTCGGTTTGGCGCTTGGCCTGCTCATCGGCATCGTCACGCAGATCACGCTCACGCGCGCCATCGTCGGCCCGATCAACGACGCCATCAAGCACTTCGAGAAGATTGCCGGCGGCGACCTCACTGCGCGCATCGACGTGTGGAACGACACCGAGACCGGTCGCCTGTTCAAGGGCGTGAAGCACATGCAGGACAGTCTGGTGCGTACCGTCGCCGAAGTGCGCTCGGGTACCGAGTCGATTACGTCGGCCGCGCAACAGATTGCCGCAGGCAACACCGATCTGTCGGCGCGTACGGAACAGCAGGCCGCGTCGCTGGAAGAAACCGCGTCGTCGATGGAGCAGCTCACGGCGACCGTGCGCCAGAACGCGGACAACGCGCGTCAGGCCAGCCAGCTTGCCGTGAACGCCTCGGAAATCGCCACGCGCGGCGGCCAGGTGTCGAGCCAGGTCGGCGAAACGATGGACGGTATTTCGACGAGTTCGAACAAGATCGTCGACATCATCAGCGTGATCGACGGTATTGCCTTCCAGACGAACATTCTCGCGCTGAACGCTGCAGTGGAAGCCGCGCGTGCCGGTGAACAGGGTCGCGGCTTCGCGGTGGTGGCGGGCGAAGTGCGTACGTTGGCACAGCGCAGTGCGGCGGCCGCCAAGGAAATCAAGGCGTTGATCGAAGACTCGTCGCGCCGTGTGCAGGACGGCACGGCGCTCGTGGCGCAGCAAGGCCACACGATGAACGAAATCGTACAGGCGGTAAAGCGTGTGACGGACATCATGGGCGAGATCTCGGCGGCATCGGCCGAGCAGTCGAGCGGCATCGAGCAGGTCAACCGCGCGATCACGCAGATGGACGAAGTCACGCAGCAGAACGCGGCGCTGGTCGAAGAAGCGGCGGCCGCGGCCGGTTCGCTCGAAGAGCAGGCCAACCGTCTGAAGTCGACCGTCTCGGTGTTCCGCGTAGAGGCCAGTCAGGCTGCCGCAGGGTACGCGGCGCCTGCGCTGGCAGCAGTGCCAGCGGCACGTCCGGCCGTCGCAAAGCGCACGGCTTCACCGTCCGCGTCGGCCCCCGCTGCGGCGCCGAAGGCATCGACGCCCGCAGCGCCTGCAGCATCTGCAGCGAGCGCAGCGGCGTTACGCAAGCCCGCACCGGCCGCCACGGCACCGGCCGCTTCGCGCACCGGCACCGACGACGCGAATGGTGATTGGGAAACGTTTTGA
- a CDS encoding methyl-accepting chemotaxis protein — protein MRDNQPVTQNEFVIGEHQYLISRTDLKGRITYANPAFVEVSGYSRDELLGAPHNIVRHPDMPSEAFGDLWETIKRGDTWTGLVKNRRKNGDFYWVLATVTPTLENNAVVGYTSVRVRPAAGATAQAEEIYARLRNGQAGNLRIRGGQVERGGIASLARRMRLDTLRARLTGIIVLGAILLAIVGGLGLWGVSSSNTKLLQVYQNGMVPVSTLGVIGQKLDRDVLLVAEAVGSPNLDAMKRAGDEIAGSLDEINRQWAEYMKTVDANTRAQAERFDVIRQRFTADGLQKTVEMLRVGSAEGAQQTYLEKVKPAYGPMRDELNALTRLELTQATELYQQSQKEHTIVRAATVAAVLGGIVVLFLLGSILRRAINHPLRVALAMSKQIAAGDLTGKAEGTGRDEIGQLLFGLTVMKNSLLSIVSDVREGIESINIASREIAAGNTDLSARTEQQAASLEQTASSMEELTATVKQNADNAKQASVLAVNASEIAARGGQVVGNVVDTMQGISTSSHKIVDIISVIEGIAFQTNILALNAAVEAARAGEQGRGFAVVAGEVRTLAQRSAAAAKEIKVLIEDSVGRVENGSALVAQAGKTMDEIVQAVQRVTDIMGEISAASAEQSSGIEQVNRAVTQMDEVTQQNAALVEEAAAAAGSLEDQAHRLRDAVSVFRVGDAFQAAGAPNARQAHAQQNTMAVRQAAAKSTMATASAAHAAQASMTATPTAQAATAGVAPARAAAGGATRTATRRPQTGAPAAAPSAQEDARVLQLAARRGKAPTGEPAGTTAGAKTSDPGDWEEF, from the coding sequence GCGCGGCGACACATGGACCGGACTGGTCAAGAACCGCCGCAAGAACGGCGACTTCTACTGGGTGCTCGCCACCGTCACGCCGACGCTCGAGAACAATGCCGTGGTGGGCTACACGTCGGTGCGCGTGCGTCCGGCTGCCGGCGCCACGGCCCAGGCCGAGGAAATCTACGCGCGCTTGCGTAACGGACAGGCGGGCAACCTGCGCATTCGCGGCGGTCAGGTCGAGCGCGGCGGCATTGCGTCGCTGGCGCGTCGCATGCGTCTGGACACCCTGCGTGCGCGACTCACGGGCATCATCGTGCTCGGCGCGATCCTGCTCGCCATCGTCGGCGGACTCGGTCTGTGGGGCGTGTCGAGCAGCAATACCAAGCTGTTGCAGGTCTATCAGAACGGCATGGTGCCGGTGAGCACGCTGGGTGTCATCGGCCAGAAGCTCGACCGCGACGTGCTGCTCGTCGCCGAAGCCGTGGGCAGTCCCAACCTCGACGCGATGAAGCGGGCGGGTGACGAAATCGCGGGCAGCCTCGACGAGATCAACCGCCAGTGGGCGGAATACATGAAGACGGTCGACGCGAACACGCGCGCGCAAGCCGAGCGGTTCGACGTGATCCGTCAGCGTTTCACGGCCGACGGTCTGCAAAAGACGGTCGAGATGCTGCGTGTGGGCTCCGCCGAGGGCGCACAGCAGACGTACCTCGAAAAAGTGAAGCCGGCCTACGGCCCGATGCGTGACGAGCTCAATGCGCTCACGCGCCTCGAACTCACGCAGGCCACCGAGCTATATCAGCAGTCGCAGAAGGAGCACACGATCGTGCGTGCCGCCACCGTCGCGGCGGTGCTCGGCGGCATCGTGGTGCTGTTCCTGCTGGGCAGCATTCTGCGCCGCGCCATCAACCATCCGCTTCGCGTGGCGCTCGCCATGTCCAAGCAGATCGCGGCGGGCGACCTGACCGGCAAGGCCGAAGGCACCGGTCGCGACGAAATCGGCCAGCTGCTCTTCGGCCTCACGGTGATGAAGAACAGCCTGCTGTCCATCGTCTCCGATGTGCGCGAAGGCATTGAATCGATCAACATCGCCTCGCGTGAAATCGCCGCAGGCAATACCGATCTGTCGGCGCGCACCGAGCAACAGGCCGCGTCGCTCGAACAGACCGCCTCGTCGATGGAAGAGTTGACGGCGACCGTCAAGCAGAACGCCGACAACGCCAAGCAGGCGAGCGTGCTGGCCGTGAACGCCTCGGAGATCGCGGCGCGCGGCGGTCAGGTCGTGGGCAACGTGGTCGACACGATGCAGGGTATTTCGACGAGTTCGCACAAGATCGTCGACATCATCAGCGTGATTGAAGGCATTGCGTTCCAGACGAACATTCTCGCGCTGAACGCCGCCGTGGAAGCCGCGCGCGCAGGCGAACAGGGCCGTGGCTTTGCCGTGGTCGCAGGCGAGGTGCGCACGCTGGCGCAGCGCAGCGCGGCCGCTGCGAAGGAAATCAAGGTCCTCATCGAAGACTCCGTCGGTCGTGTCGAAAACGGCTCCGCGCTTGTGGCGCAGGCCGGCAAGACGATGGACGAGATCGTGCAGGCCGTGCAGCGCGTGACCGACATCATGGGCGAGATCTCGGCGGCGTCTGCCGAGCAGTCGAGCGGCATCGAGCAGGTCAACCGCGCTGTTACGCAGATGGACGAGGTCACGCAGCAGAACGCGGCGCTGGTGGAAGAAGCGGCCGCTGCCGCCGGCTCGCTGGAAGATCAGGCCCATCGCCTGCGCGACGCGGTCTCCGTCTTCCGTGTCGGCGACGCGTTCCAGGCCGCGGGCGCACCGAACGCCCGTCAGGCACACGCTCAGCAGAACACGATGGCCGTGCGTCAGGCAGCTGCGAAGTCCACGATGGCGACGGCGAGTGCCGCGCATGCCGCGCAGGCGTCGATGACGGCGACACCGACGGCGCAAGCCGCGACGGCGGGCGTCGCACCGGCGCGTGCTGCCGCAGGGGGCGCCACGCGCACGGCGACACGTCGCCCGCAGACAGGTGCGCCGGCGGCGGCGCCGAGCGCTCAGGAAGACGCCCGGGTGCTGCAACTTGCGGCGCGTCGTGGCAAGGCGCCGACTGGCGAACCGGCGGGAACCACGGCGGGCGCCAAAACCAGTGACCCGGGCGACTGGGAAGAGTTTTAA